The sequence TGAGAGAGATGGAAACACTGTTAATTGGGATACTGATACATCAGAAATTCAGGCTGTTGTGGATGTGACTAACTTTGATGTTCAAAGTGGGCAGCTAGAGAAAAGGAACCTATCTATTGTGGATGACAGTTCCTCAACATGTTCAACTGACTCGGTCCCTTCAGTTGTGATGAATGGACCAAACAAGGGTAACTCTTTAACAAATAAGAAAGGCCGAACTTCACCTAACAGGTATTAGATCGTGCCATTTTCCTTTTATGGTGATGTTAATATTGGCTATATCTATCTAGGTATCTAATAAGGAAAATAATGATGCAGAGTAGAGAATCATCGAGCAAAAGACAAGCATGATGGTGACAATAATTTACCATCTGATGCATCTAATGACTCTGGTCGTTCAGGTGATGTCTCTGCCAGTAATAATCGACTTGAAACGGAGCCTGTTGATGTCCCTTTGAAGGTTCAGGTACATCGGCTTGAGCATCACCCTCTTGAAAAGGTGAGACTTATTTTGAAATTGAATTTCTGCTTTGATATGATGAATTAGAAACTGGTCAAACAACATTATTTAGAAACTTAGAATCAGGGTTAAGCAGAAGCTTCATATTTAAGGTTTATCACAAGTTGGAACACTCACATGACCTTCAAATTGTCAAATCATGTTATTCTCTTGTCATTTAAATGTTCAAATTAgctctttttgatttttttgaatcaacataAATTATTCTAAGTTATATAaaccatataatattttaaataaaaacacatgcaAATTCAGAATTTATGGATTCACCTTGAATATTCTGAACAGATACTTTGGCTCTTCACACTCCTATCTTTGTCTGAGTACCTGAGTAATAGTGTTTTGATATTGGatggttttcattttcaatgTAGGAGATTCTTCTAAATCAGAACATGTTACCACAAGCTTTCTGATAGCTGGTTCTTTTTCAATGCTTTGCATGACCACATTTTTGAGAAATTACTGTCCTAAGAATTGTGCAGAGATGCtacttttatgttatttttcttgCACAGTGATATGCATGACTCTGAAGAACAAATGTATGGAGCCTAATTTATTTACTGACTGAAATATAATGATATGTATTTCACGTCAAGAAATGGCTTCTTTTTTAAACAAGTTCTACTTGTAGCATGCATGTATGCCACTTGGTCTCTATTTGCCCTCGCTTTCTACATCTTTTGATAGTCACATTGCCCTTTGCccattttgttatatttgttaatgtttCTTGTCCTAGAACTGTTGCATAGAACATTCTGAAGTTTGCTGAACTTTCTCCTGTTCTTCATTACGTAGTGTCGTTGAATATTCATAAATTCCATTTAAATTGTTGTGTGAACTACTGAATTATGCTACACTTTATCTTCTTGATCTTCCAagtcttcttgtttttcatgtAGTTATACAAGGTTACTGTTGTTATTCATGGAAAATGGATTTTCTCCAACATCTCCATTTTTCAAGTTGTTTCCATACTCAGTCTGAACTCTGATCCTTTCAACTATACATTTCAGGAAACCATTGTAATCTTGCAGAAGAGGACAGCTAGCAAAGATCAAATTGATTCAGAGAGGCCCTCAGATTCAAGAACATTAGAATTACCCACTTCTGCAGCACTTTCTGGGAGAAAACCAGCTGCTATTCCACAACAGCAGAAACCATCCTCTGACAACACAACTTCAACAACCGAGCGAGTTGCTGGTGGAGAACTGGCATCAGCTATCCTAACTGACAAACCAGCACTCCcagcaacaaaaacaacacataTTTTTCCCATCCCCAAGTCTGAATCCCAGAAGCCTATTAACCAGCCAGTTAAGAGCTTGCCAGTTCACCAAGTCAGTTCAGTGTCCAGACCTTCCAGTGCCCCTTTGAATCCAGGTCCCAAACCAACTGCTCCTATCATTTCCACAGTTCAGACGGTACCTATTCTTTCACGCTCTGTGAGTGCTGCTGGTCGATTGGGCACTGATCCATCTGCAGCAGCCCCAAGTTTCTTTCCTCAATCCTATAGGAATGCCATAATGGGTAAAACCAGCATAGGTGCGAGCCCATCTGGATTACATTCCTCTTTGAGCTCCTCCAGCCAAGCTGCCACTTATTTTCAGCCCTCTAATTTTCAGTCATCTGCTCCTATTCCTCGCCCCCAATCATCTATCTCAAAGGATCAAGCTGCTGTCCGACCTGGATTTACTTTTGGATCAGTGAAGCCTGAAGCATTGTCCATCCACCCCCCTTGGAGAGGAGATGCCTCACGTCAGGAAGCCAGCAACATTAGAGGTGGTGCCTATGATTCCGGTGTATTAACCAATATTGAAAGGATGGGCATTTACGAGTTGCAAAATAAGCCAGGGGCAGATGATGGAGGAGCTGCTACCTCGTCTCGTCCTTCACATGGAATGGTGCAGGATGATTTCCCTCACCTTGATATCATCAATGACTTGCTGGATGATGAGCATGGCATGGGAAAAGTAGCAAATGGCCGCCGTCAGCACCAGCCACCCTTCAATCGGCAGTACTCGTTTCCTGGTGACATTGCTAGCATGGAGATGGGCTTGTCAGAGGGCTTTGGCCTCTTTGATCATCCTGCTCAGCCATGCTTCGATGATGGTTACATGGTCTACGGCTCACCCAGCGGAGCTCTCAATGGACCACGAGATGCCCATCTTCAGCAGGCTGATATTTCGGCTTACCCAACTGGCAGAAACGATGGTTTGATCCAGAACCACTGGCCTTACACCAGAGCTGATCTAGCGATGCTGAACATAGGAAGTGCGGATGGTAACGGTTACTCATATACGCTCCCTGACTACTTGAATTTGGCACGCAGTGGCGTTCCTGGATATATGTATCGGCCTGCCAACGGCCATTGACCGCtgttttaagagaaaaaaagaattcaTCGTTTCTGTTGTAATAATGTAATCGAGGTGGTTTGTTATGGGTGAGCATTCTGGTGAGATGTAGACCATTCTGTAAAGGTTGATTCTCCATTTTCTGTGCGGTCCCTAATTTGATGTTGTAATCTGCTTCAGATAATTTCTGGTAACttaagaaagagagagaatggAAGAGGCTCAAGCAAAATCATAGCATAAAATGGTATTCCATGTTTGTCAGCTTTTCTGCTCTGCAAGTGAGAGGTACAAGCTTATTTTAGTTGAATTTATGAATGGCCCTTTTGTTGTTTGCATCTCATTTTCAGTTCTTGAATCCTTCTGCAGGTTGTATGTTAGTGCGCAAGCATCTCTTCTTGATGCATGGGCTTAAAAACACTTTTGAGAttgtttttgaaagaattgCTTCCAAATAGTCATAAAGATGGTTAGCCAGCCTTTGTATAGAAGTAATATTTGCGTATATGTTCTTgcgaaatatttttatttataaattggttttcaaatttatgaaaatacttgatttttgtttgtttatgtaaatatgagttgaattttagttttaggtttttttttttaggttcaAAGATTTGAGAAGAGGAAATAATGGTTTAGTcatttttgcaaaattttttaattgatttttgataAGTGTATATCGAAAAATGAGTTGTTgggatataaaaataattttctatttttgaaagggtatgtatgcaagcaagtaataataataaaaataacaacaacaacaacaatcttCTATGAAGGTATGTTGTAATTCCAATGAGAGCTAGATTTCGGCATAAACATTTTAGTACCGTTTGTGAAGAATTTTAGCACCGTTTGCAAAGAATGTTTACTAAAGTTCACAAATTTTGTCATGGCGAGGTGAAAGTGTAACCATCACCTCATTTGGACGAAAATTACATGAGTGAGGAGAGCAAAGAGAATAACTCCTAATGAGGACTTATCATTGCTTCTATAAATAGAAGATCCGAATTATGAGCACCCTTGATGAAAAGACTTAAGTATTGACCTAAGCCCATAGCAAGCATCCTTGAAGAAAGATGGATGTTCTCTTGGGATCTGGAGAATGCTTGGTATGCAAGCTATAAGATTTAAACATGTGGGGGATTAGTTTAATGAAGCAAAAACATGTGGGCCAAGTGGGGCGTTTATATTGGCTTATTGTTTACTTTAGAGGTACTAGATTGCTCCGCTTCCTACTGAACTTATGCTATCAAATGAATTCTGTAACTGCACTTTAAATCTCGTTAACCACCTGGAATCTTTCAAGATGATGATGGTACTGACTCTGACGACATCATGTGCCACGTGTTGCTAGCCATAGCAGTTAGCAACTCTGTCACAGTATCTTAGTTCGCTTGTAAGACCTATATCCTTTTTAAAGTAATTGAACAAATTCTTCGTTAACTACTTTATTAGTAAGAGGCCAAAAAAAGAGCCGATAAACTCGAAGAATTAGGAGGAAAAAAGTTTATGGAATTATGTACACTATTTCGACCTTTAACTAGACCTTTGTTGTAGCCACATTGATGGGAGGCAGGGATGGGTATGGAGTGGGGCGGAGAGCGTCTCCCTACTCGCTCCCCCATTTCgggacggggattccccatCCCCACCCCAGTCGGGAAATCGGGAGGGGAAGTCCCCACTCCCCGCCTCCGCCTCCCaacagtttttttaaaaaaattcaataatcgAAAAACATAATATCAATTAAGACCAATCCTTATCAAAACAAACATGGCATTTCCTACTCCATAGTTCcacaaactaaaaatttaataaatattcatatattatatttaaatataagatTAAGTGTTCTTTAATAGCAATTTATTCTCTCATAGTTACAACCATTGATAACTTCATCCATTAACACAAAACTACAAGTTAATACACTCATAAGCTGTGAAGCATCTCCAATGAATATGAAGCCATAATTCATAAAACTCTTCCTCTTTCTTTGGAATCAACATATGAGAAATGAataggttttttatttaaaaatattttagaataaaaatactaaatcgtataaataaaaaccattcaAATCATATAAATTGAATCATACAacatattataaacaaaaaaacatcttTCTATCCTTCTCACAAATATCTCAACTCTCAATATAtagcaataaatatatataaaaaccattcaAATCAATGAATTATACAACATATCATAAGCAAAAATCATTCTATCTTTCTCAAAACATAACAATAAATATGTGTCAAACCATTGAAATTAATGAATCATACAACATATTATAAGCTAAAAACATCTTTCTCACAAATATCTCAACTCTCAAGACATAACAATCAACATAAATCAAACCATTCGAATCAATGAATCATACAACATTAGCCCACATTTAATCATGAGATAAAAGCATAAACTTGAATTAATGCATATAAGTCTatctgttagtgcaaccgcactatttaaattggcatgatttgacaccaaggcaagtgacgtggcaaccaaggtgacaaagcataattgatgatgtggcaagcatggtgacatggcaaggagacttggagtgcaaggcaaacatcttgaagatcttggtggagctatttttagtatgtctacAACATgtggccaaatatcttgaagatcatggtgaagctattttgaagatcttggtggaattattcttggaaaTATGAAGACAATATCATATTaagaccatacttagagagatGTGATTgtagactaaatatggtggagcttaattaaagaaagatctattcatggtgtgaatgaagatgaattgaagatatgatttgaagaatcattgaagtctattgaaggcaagatttgaggaccaaacttgggtgaattgaagatcaagtttggagaatctttgaagaccaaatttaggtggattgaagactaagtttggcaagtttcgtgaagacgcacaaggacgtcgCGCCTCTGCGAGGGGACTCGCGTGATGAGGAaatgaggaggtaggctagctGCCGGCAatgggatcgggagatttggatCGCATCGACTcgggactaagcatgaccgagaggttgatgggtcttgaggtcgtctcGCAACGTAACCGTAACTCGCCAAGTCGCGAGTCAGACCATGTTGtaaattcatgttacaacaggagttgcaacaccTAATTTCTGcagtgtttttaaattagtagtcatggagattctaaaaagaggtatgtgctatatttgggacgctgaggcgtctatataagctcaccttgctcgtagattgtaggtgtgactcttgagtgactctttgaggagagtgtgtgagcaccgcacaatctagagaggatagtgatctttattgttgagagtgtgagtgacaagtgtttgtactcatctatttttttacctcttttagtggattgtttatctccgggcttggccccctgcacgtaggcgagtggacgccgaactgggttaccaacgttgtgtgtctccttgtgtttgtttgtgtgctttttttttttattggtttgtgtgagacttctatgagtgcttaagtgttacttaatacccacaaaccacaccggaggaactaacactatcaaatatttataaaatcccCCATGTTTGCAAT comes from Dioscorea cayenensis subsp. rotundata cultivar TDr96_F1 chromosome 15, TDr96_F1_v2_PseudoChromosome.rev07_lg8_w22 25.fasta, whole genome shotgun sequence and encodes:
- the LOC120277679 gene encoding TNF receptor-associated factor homolog 1b-like, coding for MVILDETVLRLNGFMSREEEAAGQAENELKGKRGASEKEKRAKKKQGKQKRSSRKGKDKGRDDGMILCKHIQGNQSDERTSEDFSSKQDKSVLEKIDRLEDASDVSDVGDDASGTIQPDLDERDGNTVNWDTDTSEIQAVVDVTNFDVQSGQLEKRNLSIVDDSSSTCSTDSVPSVVMNGPNKGNSLTNKKGRTSPNRVENHRAKDKHDGDNNLPSDASNDSGRSGDVSASNNRLETEPVDVPLKVQVHRLEHHPLEKETIVILQKRTASKDQIDSERPSDSRTLELPTSAALSGRKPAAIPQQQKPSSDNTTSTTERVAGGELASAILTDKPALPATKTTHIFPIPKSESQKPINQPVKSLPVHQVSSVSRPSSAPLNPGPKPTAPIISTVQTVPILSRSVSAAGRLGTDPSAAAPSFFPQSYRNAIMGKTSIGASPSGLHSSLSSSSQAATYFQPSNFQSSAPIPRPQSSISKDQAAVRPGFTFGSVKPEALSIHPPWRGDASRQEASNIRGGAYDSGVLTNIERMGIYELQNKPGADDGGAATSSRPSHGMVQDDFPHLDIINDLLDDEHGMGKVANGRRQHQPPFNRQYSFPGDIASMEMGLSEGFGLFDHPAQPCFDDGYMVYGSPSGALNGPRDAHLQQADISAYPTGRNDGLIQNHWPYTRADLAMLNIGSADGNGYSYTLPDYLNLARSGVPGYMYRPANGH